One region of Scophthalmus maximus strain ysfricsl-2021 chromosome 13, ASM2237912v1, whole genome shotgun sequence genomic DNA includes:
- the polr2h gene encoding DNA-directed RNA polymerases I, II, and III subunit RPABC3 — translation MAGILFEDIFDVKDIDPDGKKFDRVSRLHCESESFKMDLILDVNIQIYPVDLGDKFRLVIASTLYEDGTPDDGEYNPQDDRPSRADQFDYVMYGKVYKIEGDETSTEAATRLSAYVSYGGLLMRLQGDANNLHGFEVDSRVYLLMKKLAF, via the exons ATGGCTGGGATTCTGTTTGAAGACATCTTTGATGTGAAAGACATCGATCCCGATGGCAAGAAGTTTGACAGAG TGTCTCGTCTACATTGTGAGAGTGAATCTTTCAAGATGGACCTCATCTTGGATGTGAACATTCAGATCTATCCTGTCGATCTTG GTGATAAGTTCAGACTGGTTATTGCCAGTACGTTATATGAAGACGGAACCCCAGATGACGGAGAGTATAATCCCCAGGACGACCGGCCGTCTAG AGCGGACCAGTTTGATTATGTGATGTACGGGAAGGTTTACAAGATTGAAGGCGACGAGACTTCCACAGAAGCAGCAACACGCCT CTCTGCCTATGTGTCTTATGGTGGTCTCCTCATGAGGCTGCAGGGAGATGCCAACAACCTTCACGGCTTTGAGGTGGACTCCAGGGTTTACCTGCTCATGAAGAAACTGGCTTTCTAA